The genomic interval tagaaaacaaacaaacaaacaaaacaagcaaaacagaggatcaaattcagcattttctagGTAAGCTAGATGGGCAAATACAGTACTTTCTTTGTACTAATTACTCATGTCTTTTTTTAGAAGGTAGATAATTCTTTTGAATTCCCAATCTGCAAGGGCTACATGTATCCTTTGATTGACTTCTGTTGGTAATCAGTTGAGGATGAAAAGCAAACCTTTTTTGTAAGAGTACAGTACTCACTGAAAAGCAGACACTTAATAGCTGCACAAACTTGaatgcagagagcagaatgTCCGCATTTAACTGAATCTAACTTTTATCCATAACTCTCTCCAACATATCAAAAAAGGCACTTTTGAAAGTAAGGTTAGTTTCATGTTAGTGGTGGACTACAAGTGGGCATATTTGAAAGTGTTGTTGTGGATTATTAGATGTACTTAGCAAAGGGATTTTTACTCTGCTGTCATCTGGGCAAGTAGTGTATAACATGTGTGGCTGTAGATATGAAAGGActgcatttttccttgctgcaaGCACAGAATAAATTTGTCCACATCATGAGGCGGCTGTTACAACATGATAAATGGGCCTATTGTCTTGTGACACATTTACAATTTTTCTGAGTAGATTGCAAAATACTATATTCTAAACGGTTAGGTAAACCATACTTCATTATTCTATGTTGTTCATCTCAATTGTGAGATAAGAATCGTCATCTTTTTGTTGGATTATTTCTACTTGCATGGAAGTAACAAGTCTTGCTAATGTTAAGTTTAATATTAGTGTCTCTATTATTCACTCCATGTTTGTTGTCAAAgagcaataaacaaacaagtaaatacagtttaaaatgtGCACTTATTTACTATTCTTTATGAGGTGAAAGAATTGCCAAAGGCATTTCTTCTTTGGATGATACTGTGTATTATCAAATACCTGTCACTACTCTACAACTAAGGATGAATTCCTCTTGAGGTCTGCATAAATGGAAATTCTGTTCTTTATGgatgaaaaataagcaagaagTAATGTAGGAAACATACAACTCAATTGGTAGGAGATGTCTGCTGATGCTCCGCAGGTTTCTGCAGCTGTGACACTACAGATTAAGTAGTCATTCAAACATTAGATTCTGTATGCCATATGTATCCATTTCCAGACATAAGTACAATGTCCTGTAGCACTACAGGAGGTAAATACATTGGGTACATTTGATAAAGTCACTGTCTTACTACATGAACTAATACAGATGAACATCATAAAAGCCTCTGGAAATAAGCTCTCCTTCGAGTCTGGTATCAAGCTGAAGACTTCAAAAGCTGAATACCTGTTTGGAAGAGATTAATTAATGAGACAATTTTAAGGGAatattcaaaggagaaaaaacgtGAAGACTTATACTTCGTATGCTTCCTGATTCGGTAAACcttttgtgaaaaaacaaactttgtggTTTTGCCCAACATTCGTAGTATTCATATAGTATTGCAAAAGGATATGGGTGGAGTCCATGGCAAAATTCCCACTCTCACTAGTTAGACTTCCCTCCTTCAACTGGAAATCACAGTATGAGGTAGCTAAGATTTTAGcatttggggaagggaggggtggAGTGGGggtaaaaataccattttgcataattaaaaGCTAGTTAAGTATTCAGAAACTGCCATCCACAACATTTTTTACCTCAAGAATTAGCAATTTAGGGGCGACTAAATGGCAATTGGGCCGTCAaagttggtttttgttttgttttgtttttgttttttgttttttatattgtaAACCAACTTTCTTTGAACTTTAATTCATAACTATATTGAATGAATGACCTCTGGATTTCTCTCTCACGTTTTGaagtaaatttgaaaacaaaatacctctGGCATAAAGAGCCAGGCATCAGAGACACCTGTTGCGCCTCAAGAACAGAGAAGGTATGAATGACAAGAGCAGCTGAATAAAATGCAACTTACCATTAGAAATGGGTGTACTGGCATCTACAGGTGCCGCTGTCATCTCCTCATTTTCATTACTCTCTTCATCTGGTTTGTCGTCTTCAGTAGCAGGGTTCTGCTGTGGTGACTTGGAGTTGTCGCATGGAGCACATGCTGGAGAGGTGCGACCTTGCAATAAAGAATAGATATCAAAGATCTTCGTTGTGCATTTTCAGTTACAAATGCAGAGACAAGTCTTAAAATCCTTAGCGTTAAAGCACGTACCTCTTTTCTCACGAGATTCTTTAATTTGCTCACAAAGTCGTCCAAACTCTGTATCCATTTTGTTCCTCACCATTGAATATGCAGTGTCTTGCAAAACATAGGCTCTGTGACAATCTGAAATTTTACAGACTTTAAATGAATGTTGTCTACCAACCAATGAAACTGTTttgatcacagaaaaaaattgctttcttcataGGTTGGTTCCGAAAGGTTATCTCAgtgaatattttcagcataacaacatagaagttaattaaaacaaaagcactagTTCCTTGGGAACATTTATATCACAATTCCATGCCCAAGtagcaaaatgataaaatatttacaatgtgGTAAGAGATATTCTCTGTGGATGTCCAAAATCATCTAATCCATCCAAAGTCTATTGTCCGCACACAGCATTTATCCATCTATACGtttgacagattttttaaaCTAGGGCTAAAAAGCACATCCTCACTTGTAGATCTTTGATCTGGGTAGTACTCTAAGGCATTGTTACAGATTAGATCGATGTCCTTCAGATAGTCTCCTGCAGTGAGGTACTGGCGCGAGTCAATTTGAGTCAGAACTATTGAAAGATCCATCGGCTCTTTAATCCTTGTGGCATAGTCAGGTATCTGCAGATCAAATACAAGCATTCAGAGGTTTTCTTAACCTTGCACACTGTCTaccaaaattattctgaaaactttaaataaacacCTTCCTAAAAACCCTGAACATTTGCGATGCatcagaagatgctgaaattaACCAGTTTGCTTCTCAGAAATGGAAGGGCTCTTTCAACTGGCATTAGAGCTGCTAGGAGAGGACAACAAGAAGTAGGGAGGTCAGAAGCATGTGCATGGTACAGAAGAAACACTGAGGGTGGGAGATTCATTtcactttgcttcagaaaatcaCAACAGCGAAAGCTGAGTAAGCCATCCGACATTCTTTTTGCTGTCGACATTGAGGAAAAGGTGCATGAATTGCACCTGTGAAGTACCTATTGCAGGCATCTACTTTAGAATGAGATAACTGGGCCCAGAGGTGCTGATTTCTTCCCTCAGACCATAAGAGGAGCCTAATGACTAGTTCAGATGAGGACATACGTATCTGTCTAGATTTTTCACAGCTCAAGAACCtaggagaaaaggggaagaaaagccagTGGATGCCCACATGAAGAGGCCTTTGCTGATCTGCAGGTATAGTCAAGTTACATCTGTCTTTGAAATATACGCCCCTAGCTTAGGCTTATCTAAtcaattaaggagaaaaagggatcTCAGCAGCcaattggaggaaaaagaaaacacactgcacTTATGGTTGATTCCTATTGAGGAGTTCCAGATGAAACAGAGAACAGGAtctcaaaacttatttttacaaaCTGCTGCTCCTATTCCTGTTCCCACAGGAACTGACAGTCCAATAAAGGGCTTTAGACTTCATCAATGTAGTCCTGTAAGTACTGTTTGTAATTATAAGGAAAGATCtctgtgcttttcagtgctgtgacatGCCTACATATCAAAGCCTTTTCACGAGCTGACTGTGTTGGCATTTGGACTGGCTTTTTAGAATGAAACCACGGCTTTCAGCGAATAATCCGATAAGAGACATTTGAGAGtcagcagaagtaaaagcactgcctctgcttcttgcaAAATCCTAATAGTGCAGCCCTAAAAACAAAGTTGAACCTTCCCCAAAACGCTGAGAAATACAAACACTGAGAagttacagacacacacagatcaGCACTAGTTTACCTTCTGTGGGTCAACGGGCTTTGCAAATTCCCTGAAACGTCTGTCAGTGGCAAGTCTGTGAGTAACGTCCCTCAAGAAAATTCTAAGTTCACGCAAGgtatcctcctcttcctcctccagcatccctccttcttcctcttgtgGCTTCTGAGGCTCAACTGGTGGTGCTACAAGCAGGACTTCCAATGTCTGATCAACTTCAATTAATCAGGAAAAATTAGCCAATTTACAGTACTCAAATATAAGCATATGACAAATTACTGACAGAAAATGACCACCAAAGCAAATCCCAAAGAGCTAGTAACTTCGATAGGACAGTTTTAGATGTACTTCTTATATCCTCCTcacctgttttctttacaggagGCTTAGCCACTTGATTTAGAATTAGGTCCTCAAAAAAAGCTGCTCTCTCTGCCCTACCAGGCAACTCAATATTGCACACTTCTCCAAATtccttattaaatattttttggatctaaagcagaaggaggaaagacatttcagatttaAGGCCACAAAAACTCATCTTCTATTCCAAAAAGATgagtaccttttaaaattaataataacctgaagaacacaaactgaaaaaagttaTCTTCCTGGCCTTAAAAGGCTACATTTTCACAGGCTGGCACGGCAAATTCAAATATCACCTTTAAGAATCACCTGTAGAATTAAAGCTCGGTGAAGGGATTGTACGCTACACTGATAAAGTAATGGCTTTCACCACATCCAACATCGCTTCCTTTGTATTTACTTGCCTTGCTGCATCCTTTACTTAGAACCTTTATGGCTatagagggaaaagaaaggcttCAGCAGACAAGTGAGGGCTTTTTGctgagtttttatttctctaccaAAAGGTGTCTGAAGTATCTAGTACCTCTACGTCTTCCTCCATTTTCAATTTCTAGTATTAAAAGGTAGGTAAGGAATTTCACTACTTATTTTAGAAGGAATTTAGAACCTGTACAAAAACTTCTGTGGGAACTCAAGCACTTTCAAAGCAGTTGATAATAAACACGTCTAGGTAAGACCCGTTCTCTTCCCCCAATAACTGAGACAAAATAATCGGAATGAGAACAGCGTGTTCCTGTTTTGGGCACCTTCCCTTAATGTAAACTCTCAGAAGTCAATGAAGTTCTGCATGTACTTCTACTACAGTTTACTTAGGAATACAACTAGAATTTGATTCCAAAGTTACTTTAGCAGAAATCGGAACTCAGCTTTCCGGCTTGGAAAGTTTTGGCCtatatgaagaaagaaactgattttttttttttttttttttaatcaaagtgtTTCAATTCTCTACTAAATTGCATTATTAGCAGTTTACCCAACATAGCATGGAATGGCAGACTGTCAGAAGAAATCTCTTCAGTAAAAACATCCTCTTGTCATTTCAAGCACTGCATATTCTTGACTGAACCACTTTGTAGCCACCGGAATTATTGTATTAATTTACTATTTGCATGCGTGAGAAGGGGGTGAAAGTCACTTGCTTGACTCAGAAAAAACCTTAAGCAGATGCTTTCacagtattctttttctctaagcaaATTTTAAGAGATTTGTTAGGGGGCCTGAGTAATAACAGTAGGCATTTaagaaagcacagcattttgatGCTGAAAGCGTTCATAAATTACAAGACACTGAAGAAATAGTAAGAAAAGTATTGACAAATACCTCTTCTGGGAGATCTGAGTGACGTACATCAGATGTAGCAAGCAGCAAAACTGGTGAAAATGCTGGAATGTTACGTAGTAGAGTTAGAAAAGTAAGTTTCAAGGTGGGTCCAACGTTGTCCCACCATAAATGGATATCTGGGACATAAATTATGCTTGGTGCTGTCTTCTGAGCATTTCGGATCAGCtagtgaaaaggaaagcttgggtaagaaaactaaaacacgTAGAATAACCTGTTAATACATAGCTACATAGCCACCTGACTGCCCCATGAAATGAAACTATGTGAACAGAGTGGCAAGCATCCTTTCACATAAGGAATTTCAATGTGCACCCTTTCAGATTATCAGTATTCGGAGAACTCTAGTCAGAAGATGGGAAGGATATATTCAGGCAGTGGCTAGACACCGTAGCTATATGGCCACAGCCACAATCTTCGcataacaaagaaaggaaatgtccCTCTTATGGGACACATCAGTATTCAGTCGTGTAACATGTCTGTCCTTACTTGTATGGCTCTCAAATGTTCCActaaaggtaaaaatattttaaggtagtGATGCCAAACAATAAAATGGATTTCCTGCCTAAAAGTAAAAACACcagatctgtttattttttctagttaaaaCCACATCAGCGTGcaaatgaagtgttttgtgaatgttaatgcttttattGCACATACTGCAACGGCACAAGTTGTGTATGTCcgtgtgaaaacaaaataaacagaagcccCAAACCTTGGTTGCCTTACTAATATAATTTAGAAGAAGGCTACAAAAAGTAGCCGACGTGCAGTCTGATGCAGAGCCATCTACTGGGCGCACACAGTCTTAGGAGGCAATGAGAACTACTTTCTGGATCCCAGGGAGAtgagcagcatttctttccacaaagagATGTTTATTAGCAACACCGCCCAGCTTCCTGAGCTGCTAGCAACATCATCACTGTAAAATTGGGTATGGAAAATGTGGACACGTACAACATACAgattgtttgtggttttgtctaaaagaaaaggggattttcagacagaagcaaaCATCCCAGCACATTGAAACAAGGCCACCTCCATTACCAATGAATTTTGCTCACCTTACTTGCAACTCGATTGATCCTTTACATACAGTCAGTGAATCCcatgagaataaaaagaaaaaaggtaccTGTCCGCAGATTTCTTCTGGCGGTGCAACATTtgtaagcagaacagaaaggtcCAGGGTGTGAACGGGAAACTTCTCCAAAGCGTGCAACACCGCGGGTGCCACGTAAGAAACCTGGCCGTACCCTTCTTTTCCTACTATTAGCAGACGGGGCTGGCATGATGTTGGTTTGCAGAAAGCACTCCTAGAACAAGagttaagaaaacaagtttataaATGAGGTGCTGAATAGACACACACAGATGTTCCAAGTAATTTTCCTATAGACTTTCTTTTCCACCCCCAAATAATCCAAATGGTAGCGGtacattaaatacatgtaagatTTCCAGTTAAGTTATTCAGTCATTCCAAttgtttcatcttcttcccttgtGTTTCCTATTCTTTACTAAACCAAGACTGCAAATTAATATCCCTGCAATCTTGCTTTACtactaggaaataaatttgtgagGAGCATTTGTTTCCCCACTACAATCAGGCTGTACCTTTGCTGGCTTAAATCAAAGATGCTAGAGACTTCGCCTTGCTCTAGAGGACAGAAAATCTTCTGGACAGCACAGcaatagaaagtgagaaaaataaccGATCCAGCTGTGACAACATGATCTAACTTTCCAACTGTGGGCTTGCATGACTTCCATACTAAAATACCACAAGATTAACACAACTTGGTGGCTTAACAAATAAAGACAccattcacatttttctcaaggtgttttaacaagccattgctcagttttctttctgctacatAATTCACCACTGGTTTaagaatcctggaaaacagaagggcaaaaggtGGCAACACAAACCCATCAAGTTGGGGTATTTTTAGCTAAAAGGACAGACAGGACATTTATGTGGTCTTGAGTCTTTCAAAGAATGCCATGGATTAAGTCAACGTGTTCTGGTAGTCTACGGATCACTTTGGCTTAGGAAGAGAAGCCTGGGCTTTTCAGTTTGATCATTCAGAGCAACTTCATTACAACTTTAGTCCCTTCACCCTTTCTTCTTGTGAATACCAAGCACCCCTTCAACACACAAACTTGATGTTACCCCTTCGTCTACCACCCCTCGCACTTTTAACAGCTGGAACTGTTTACAAAGACTCAGCAGTCCTGAGAATTTAAACATAACAGGGATCTATCTTTCTTTACCTGCTGAAACAGAGGCATTTTTTCTCTGGTCCGTCAGGCATTCCATCTTTTAATTCATCTCCAGAAACCAAGGATGCATCGTCATCACTGTCAAACATATCATCTTgtaaaatagaatcatagaatcatagaatatcctgagttggaagggacccttaaggatcatcaagtccaactcttgacaccgcacaggtctacccaaaagttcagaccatgtgactaagcgcacagtccaatctcttcttaaattcagtcaggctcggtgcagtgaccacttccctggggagcctgttccagtgtgcaaccactctctctgtgaagaacttcctcctgatgtcaagcctaaacttcccctgcctcagcttaaccccgttcccgcgggtcttgtcgctggtgttaatggagaaaaggtctcctgcctctcgacacccccttacgaggaagttgtagactgcgatgaggtctcccctcagcctcctcttctccaggctgaacaggcccagtgccctcagccgttccttgtacgtcttcccctccaggcctttcaccatcttcgtagccctcctctggacactctccaacagtttcatgtcctttttatactgtggtgcccagaactgcacacagtactcaaggtgaggccgcaccagcgcagagtagagcgggacaatcacctccctcgacctactagcgatgccgtgcttgatgcaccccaggacacggttggccctcctggctgccagggcacactgccggctcatattcaacttgctgtctaccacgacccccagatccctctcttctaggctgctctccagcgtctcatcgcccagtctgtacgtgcagccagggtttccccgtcccaggtgcaggacccggcacttgctcttattgaacttcatgcggttggcgatcgcccagctctccaacctatccagatccctctgcaaggcctttccaccctcattcgagtccacaactcctccaagtttggtgtcatcggcaaacttgctcaaaataccttctattcctacatccagattgtttataaaaatattgaaaagtaccggccctaaaatggaggcttgagggactccactagtgaccgcccgccagcctgacgcagcgccattcaccataaccctttgggccctgcccgttagccaattgctcacccatcgtatgatgtttttatttagctgtatggtggacattttgtccagtaggatcctatgggaaaccgtgtcaaaagccttgctgaagtccaaaaaaatcatatcagctggtttcccttggtccaccatatgggtgatcttatcataaaaggaaatcaggttagttaggcaggacctacccttcacaaacccatgctggctgggaccaatgactgctttgtcccccaggtgcgcctcaataagttcgagaaccatcttctccatgattttaccaggcactgacgtgagactgacaggcctgtaattgctagggtcttctttctgacccttcttgaaaatcggcacaacatttgccagcttccagtctaccgggacctctccagactcccaggatcgttgaaaaataattgagagaggttccgagatgacgtccgccagctctttcagcacccggggatgaatcccatccggactcatggacttgtagggatccaggtggagtagcaaatcccgcacatgttcagggtcggttgggagtttgtcatccccaccgtcccggtcctccagctcagggcaccctgggtcccgaagcccatcatcggcattgaagacagaggcaaagaaggcgttaagcgtctctgctttgcctatgtcatcgtctgtgagaagaccttccctatcaaggagcggccctatgtattctttagttctcctttttccattcacatatctaaaaaaaacctttttattttctctcacagacacagccagcttcaactctaggtgtgctttagccacacgaattttcttcctacaaacatgaacagcatccctgtattctttccatgtcacctggccctccttccagtagcgaaacactcgctgtttccgcctaatctccataagaatgttcctggtcagccactccggcctcctgccccgcctgcctgacttgcggtatttaggaattgcctgatcttgtgcttctaggaggcatcgcttaaagagtgaccagcactggtggacatcaaggccttcaagagcagcttcccaggggaccttgctgactagttccccgagcagcctgaagtccgccttccccatatctagggatgaggttttggtggcacttttccttctgtcaccgtaaattttgaactcaaccacttcatggtcgctatgaccgaggcggccaccaatcaccacatctcccaccagaccctctctgttttccagcaacaggTCAAAGAGGGcgcctttcctagttggctccgttagcacctgcaccaagaagttatcatctaggtgcttcatgaacctcctggacttgctcgtgtcagccgtgtggcactcccagt from Anas acuta unplaced genomic scaffold, bAnaAcu1.1 SCAFFOLD_54, whole genome shotgun sequence carries:
- the LOC137849073 gene encoding ATPase family AAA domain-containing protein 2-like — protein: MFDSDDDASLVSGDELKDGMPDGPEKKCLCFSRSAFCKPTSCQPRLLIVGKEGYGQVSYVAPAVLHALEKFPVHTLDLSVLLTNVAPPEEICGQLIRNAQKTAPSIIYVPDIHLWWDNVGPTLKLTFLTLLRNIPAFSPVLLLATSDVRHSDLPEEIQKIFNKEFGEVCNIELPGRAERAAFFEDLILNQVAKPPVKKTVDQTLEVLLVAPPVEPQKPQEEEGGMLEEEEEDTLRELRIFLRDVTHRLATDRRFREFAKPVDPQKIPDYATRIKEPMDLSIVLTQIDSRQYLTAGDYLKDIDLICNNALEYYPDQRSTSEDVLFSPSLKNLSNV